The following are encoded together in the Diachasmimorpha longicaudata isolate KC_UGA_2023 chromosome 3, iyDiaLong2, whole genome shotgun sequence genome:
- the LOC135160486 gene encoding CD109 antigen-like isoform X2, producing the protein MRTLFPVLLTVLATVTAEPYYTVVAPKVVRPNSEYHVAVATTGVSTPSTIIIELDGELDNGEVFRVFHQDVVEPYQTRIFKLDIGDTTPGRYRLTAKGVDGLLFSNTTDVHYMHKSYSVFIQTDRAVYKPGSKVLFRCIVLDSRLRPALITQFDVYITDGSGNRIKQWTRPPLTRGIFTGELELSSSPVLGDWRIIANVADQTFEKPFQVAEYVLPKFQVSIDVPKHSTFKSGKVVATIRADYTYGKPVKGEATITAYPDIFSGVLQPIFTPPVRKVLPIDGKVTVDFDIATELKLSDEYERPIEIEATVEEALTGRRQNVSTQMTLHKHKYKMELIKTSEYYKPGLKYTAYIKITHHDGSPVRDRTNAVIISYGYTFNQSAYTNITRMLDDNGMIQLDFYPPKKMDPEDVASPLNIEAEYLNLHEWFPATNQAMSPSGSYIQAVVKTVNPRVSHKVEIEVNSTEVLKYLHYEVLGRGDILNAGSVPVDGNVGKFRFLATYVMAPTAHILVYYTKDNGEVVADALDVELEGTLQNMVDVSVKPGETGPGQTVDLNITSRPNSFVGVLGVDQRSLLLKSGNDITREDVLKELRGYDMSEESPYDGEGWRMFWRPGSATAQDVFDKTGTVILTNAHVPENFPMLFYRSGLGFLEAAAVPMAPAMGSFGAIPPANKPKVRKNFPETWLWQNIEIGLQGETILRKTVPDSITSWVITAFSVDSTYGLGLIEAPRKLKVFKPFFVSVDLPYSVMRGEIVAIPIVVFNYMDRDVTADVTIEHSGQFEFAEVSNEVHDNGPKLELYRTKRVDVQANSGASVSFMVIPRELGYIPLKATAVSKIAGDSVEHKLLVKPEGETQYRNRAVFLDLRTASSLSTNISVDIPKNIVPGSEHIEISAVGDILGPSIPNLESLIKLPFGCGEQNMLNLVPNIVILNYLKNTNQLTQAVQGKALRYLEVGYQQELTYRHKDGSFSAFGESDESGSTWLTAFVAKSFKQASEYITVEDRIINEALLWLSNVQAPNGSFPEVGRVSHKDMQGGASKGLALTAYTLTTFLENPEAQQKYRNTINKGVDYIVKNMEGLDDLYALSICVYVLNLAKHPYEDAAFGTLEFKATTKDDMKWWNKTVDKDDKNPWFDTLPRSVDVEMTSYTLMTYLQRNLVADAIPVMKWLVKQRNPEGGFSSTQDTVVGIYALSKLGEKLLTKNNNIAITINYEGGGRSTMNINGANAVILQKHVLPRKTRVVNITASGNGFAIIQVSTQFNLNVTGAWPLFTLDPQVDKNSNENHLQLSICSGFVPTKESNESNMAVMEVSLPSGFTVDRDSLPSLEVSQNVKRVETRNGDTMVVLYFDKMVRKEYCPTVSAFRTHKVAKQKPVPVSIYDYYDSSRRARVFYEPRVSTLCDICEGEDCGDLCTTNPSVPGTQKSKDPNGSSPLHTCTYLLLIPVYLILTRH; encoded by the exons ATGAGGACATTATTTCCCGTCCTCCTCACCGTATTAGCGACAGTGACAGCGGAACC ATACTACACGGTCGTTGCTCCAAAAGTGGTGCGTCCTAATTCTGAGTACCACGTAGCCGTTGCTACCACCGGTGTATCAACACCATCAACCATTATCATTGAGCTTGATGGGGAGCTTGATAATGGCGAGGTCTTCAGGGTCTTCCATCAGGATGTCGTCGAGCCATACCaaacgagaattttcaaattggaT ATTGGAGATACGACACCAGGAAGATACCGCTTGACCGCAAAAGGAGTGGACGGACTTCTTTTTAGTAATACGACGGATGTTCACTACATGCACAAGAGCTACTCTGTGTTCATTCAAACGGATCGAGCTGTCTACAAGCCTGGAAGTAAAGTCCTCTTCCGCTGCATAGTTCTGGATTCGAGATTGAGACCAGCACTCATCACACAATTTGATGTTTATATTACG GACGGCAGTGGTAACCGCATAAAACAATGGACTCGTCCTCCCCTCACCCGCGGCATCTTCACCGGAGAACTCGAGCTCTCCTCCTCCCCTGTCCTCGGAGACTGGCGAATCATCGCCAACGTCGCCGATCAGACCTTCGAGAAGCCCTTCCAGGTCGCCGAGTACGTTCTCCCCAAGTTCCAGGTGTCCATTGACGTTCCTAAACACTCGACTTTTAAATCCGGTAAGGTCGTCGCGACTATCCGCGCAGACTACACGTATGGGAAGCCTGTCAAGGGTGAGGCCACCATTACGGCATATCCGGACATCTTCTCGGGTGTTCTCCAACCGATCTTCACCCCTCCAGTCCGTAAGGTCTTGCCCATCGATGGCAAGGTCACCGTTGACTTTGACATAGCAACTGAACTGAAATTATCGGATGAGTACGAGCGTCCGATTGAGATTGAAGCGACTGTCGAGGAGGCCCTGACAGGCAGGAGGCAGAATGTTTCTACCCAGATGACCCTCCACAAGCACAAGTACAAGATGGAGTTGATAAAGACGTCTGAGTACTACAAACCGGGTCTGAAGTACACAGCCTACATCAAGATCACCCATCACGATGGGTCACCAGTCAGGGACAGGACCAATGCCGTCATCATATCGTACGGTTACACCTTCAATCAATCGGCTTATACCAACATCACCAGGATGCTGGATGACAACGGCATGATTCAGCTGGACTTTTACCCCCCAAAGAAGATGGACCCTGAGGATGTGGCTTCGCCCCTCAACATCGAGGCAGAATATCTGAACCTCCACGAGTGGTTCCCAGCGACCAATCAGGCCATGTCCCCTTCCGGAAGCTACATTCAAGCAGTCGTCAAGACTGTGAACCCTAGGGTCAGCCACAAGGTAGAGATCGAGGTGAATTCCACTGAGGTACTCAAGTACCTTCATTACGAGGTCCTCGGGAGGGGCGATATCCTCAACGCCGGCTCTGTTCCCGTGGATGGGAACGTAGGAAAGTTTAGGTTCTTAGCGACTTATGTTATGGCACCAACCGCGCATATCTTGGTTTATTATACCAAAGATAATGGTGAGGTTGTGGCTGATGCCCTCGATGTTGAGTTGGAGGGGACCCTCCAGAACATGGTCGATGTGAGTGTGAAACCGGGGGAGACTGGACCCGGACAGACGGTGGACTTGAATATCACGAGCAGACCGAACTCGTTCGTTGGAGTTTTGGGAGTGGATCAGAGATCGCTGCTACTGAAGAGTGGGAATGATATCACTAGGGAGGATGTCCTGAAGGAGTTGCGGGGGTATGACATGAGTGAGGAGAGCCCTTACGATGGGGAAGGATGGAGGATGTTCTGGAGGCCCGGAAGTGCTACTGCTCAGGATGTCTTTGAT AAAACCGGAACTGTTATTTTAACAAATGCTCACGTACCTGAGAACTTCCCAATGC TATTCTACAGATCAGGCTTGGGATTCCTCGAAGCAGCCGCGGTCCCTATGGCACCAGCAATGGGTTCATTTGGGGCAATCCCTCCCGCCAACAAGCCCAAAGTACGCAAGAATTTCCCTGAAACGTGGCTTTGGCAAAACATTGAGATCGG GCTGCAGGGAGAGACTATTCTTCGGAAAACTGTACCTGACTCCATCACCTCATGGGTTATCACGGCTTTTTCCGTCGATTCCACTTATGGGCTTGGACTCATTGAGGCTCCAAGAAAG CTCAAGGTTTTCAAACCATTTTTCGTCTCGGTGGACCTGCCATACTCCGTAATGAGAGGTGAAATTGTAGCGATACCCATAGTGGTTTTCAATTACATGGACCGTGATGTTACGGCCGATGTTACCATCGAGCACTCGGGACAGTTCGAGTTCGCTGAGGTTTCCAATGAAGTCCATGATAACGGTCCAA AGTTGGAACTGTATCGAACGAAGCGAGTGGATGTTCAGGCCAACTCCGGGGCGAGTGTCTCGTTTATGGTGATCCCCAGGGAACTGGGCTACATTCCGCTGAAAGCCACGGCTGTTAGTAAAATCGCTGGAGACAGTGTTGAACACAAACTCCTGGTCAAG CCTGAAGGAGAGACCCAATACCGCAACCGTGCGGTTTTCCTGGACCTCCGCACAGCCTCCTCCCTCTCCACAAACATCAGTGTGGATATCCCCAAGAATATCGTCCCAGGATCTGAGCACATCGAGATCTCGGCAGTTGGTGACATCTTAGGACCCAGTATTCCCAACCTGGAGTCCCTCATCAAGCTTCCCTTCGGATGTGGTGAACAGAATATGTTGAATCTAGTCCCCAACATCGTGATCCTGAACTACCTGAAGAACACGAATCAGCTGACACAGGCAGTCCAGGGAAAAGCCCTACGCTATCTAGAGGTTGGTTACCAGCAGGAGTTGACCTATCGTCACAAGGACGGTTCCTTCAGTGCCTTCGGTGAGTCAGACGAGTCCGGAAGTACCTGGCTGACAGCTTTCGTCGCCAAGTCTTTCAAACAAGCGTCGGAGTACATCACAGTCGAAGACAGGATTATCAACGAGGCCCTCCTCTGGCTTTCCAACGTTCAAGCCCCCAATGGGTCCTTCCCAGAGGTCGGGAGGGTATCCCACAAGGACATGCAGGGCGGTGCCTCGAAGGGCCTCGCCCTCACCGCATATACCTTGACAACTTTCTTGGAGAACCCCGAGGCCCAGCAGAAGTACAGGAATACAATTAACAAGGGGGTGGACTACATCGTCAAGAATATGGAAGGACTTGATGACCTGTATGCCTTGAGTATTTGTGTTTATGTGCTCAATCTAGCTAAGCATCCTTATGAGGACGCAGCCTTCGGAACCCTCGAGTTCAAGGCCACTACGAAGGATGACATGAAGTGGTGGAATAAGACTGTGGATAAGGATGACAAGAATCCTTGGTTTGACACTCTTCCCAG GTCTGTCGACGTGGAAATGACTTCTTACACCTTGATGACCTACCTCCAACGCAATCTCGTAGCTGATGCTATTCCCGTCATGAAGTGGCTGGTGAAACAGCGAAATCCAGAAGGCGGTTTCTCCTCCACCCAAGACACGGTCGTGGGTATCTACGCCCTCTCCAAACTCGGGGAAAAACTTCTAACGAAAAACAACAACATCGCGATCACGATCAATTATGAAGGAGGTGGTAGGAGCACCATGAACATCAACGGCGCCAATGCTGTGATCTTGCAGAAGCACGTGCTCCCGAGGAAGACTCGGGTTGTCAACATCACAGCGTCTGGCAATGGATTCGCAATAATTCAGGTCTCGACGCAGTTCAATCTCAACGTGACGGGGGCCTGGCCCCTCTTCACGTTGGATCCTCAGGTGGATAAGAACTCGAACGAGAATCATCTGCAGCTATCCATCTGCTCTGGGTTTGTTCCCACGAAGGAGAGCAATGAGAGCAATATGGCGGTGATGGAGGTCAGTTTGCCATCTGGATTCACTGTGGACAGGGACTCGTTGCCGAGTCTGGAGGTCTCACAGAACGTCAAGAGAGTGGAGACGAGAAATGGGGATACTATGGTGGTTCTGTACTTTGACAAAATGGTGAGGAAGGAGTACTGCCCCACCGTGTCGGCGTTCCGGACGCATAAGGTGGCGAAACAGAAACCCGTGCCTGTGTCCATTTATGACTATTATGATTCAT CAAGGAGAGCAAGAGTGTTCTATGAGCCTCGGGTATCTACCCTTTGCGATATCTGCGAGGGTGAGGACTGCGGAGATTTGTGCACGACAAATCCCAGTGTCCCGGGCACTCAGAAATCAAAGGATCCCAATGGTTCCTCACCGTTGCACACTTGTACATACTTGCTACTTATCCCAGTGTACCTCATCCTCACGAGACACTGA
- the LOC135160493 gene encoding uncharacterized protein LOC135160493: protein MEVTNVHTVERIANKKPSSHWVVECLVPRDVKSEWKAFKKWTVTSPDPCEFTYSLKINATGGLDILIAKKNIKPAKASITVTFIDVSLDKTSTLHDWTEEYCFHNIVPPNVLQEMRRIHIMVLNVWYGFKDEILPPPLISSSPGFDYFFMNEELSDFKLIIGEETLPVHKFLLAASSHEFLKMFVTPMKESKENRVLINDVELPVMKEVLRYIYTKETTAMNDVHMALAMLAVAEKYNLESLKYMCQIHLCKQLSIENALLILDVADMYNAPNLKSFTIKFLFKNKKEIVNTVEFKELYHRKPELLFDFITIVLND, encoded by the exons ATGGAAGTGACAAATGTACATACTGTTGAACGTATAG CAAATAAGAAGCCCTCGTCACACTGGGTAGTCGAGTGCCTCGTACCCAGAGACGTGAAATCTGAGTGGAAAGCGTTCAAAAAGTGGACTGTGACATCCCCGGATCCTTGCGAATTCACCTACTCCTTGAAAATAAATGCAACAGGGGGGCTAGACATTCTAatcgcgaagaaaaatataaaaccagCCAAAGCTTCAATCACAGTTACCTTCATTGACGTGTCTTTGGACAAGACGAGTACGTTGCATGATTGGACGGAAGAGTACTGTTTTCACAATATCGTCCCGCCCAATGTCCTGCAGGAAATGCGGAGGATCCATATCATGGTGCTCAACGTCTGGTATGGGTTCAAGGACGAAATACTGCCTCCACCGCTCATATCGTCGAGTCCAG GATTTGACTATTTCTTCATGAACGAGGAACTCAGTGATTTCAAACTAATTATTGGCGAGGAGACCCTGCCAGTTCACAAGTTCCTCCTGGCAGCATCGAgtcatgaatttttgaaaatgtttgtTACCCCAATGAAAGAATCAAAAGAGAACCGAGTGCTAATCAACGACGTTGAGCTTCCGGTGATGAAGGAAGTCCTCAGATACATTTACACAAAAGAGACGACAGCCATGAACGATGTTCACATGGCCTTGGCTATGCTCGCTGTTGCCGAAAAGTACAACCTTGAGTCCTTGAAGTACATGTGCCAGATTCACTTGTGCAAACAATTGAGCATTGAAAATGCCCTTCTCATTCTCGACGTTGCTGATATGTACAATGCTCCAAACTTGAAATCATTtacgattaaatttttatttaagaaCAAGAAGGAGATTGTAAACACTGTCGAATTCAAGGAGCTCTATCACAGAAAACCGGAATTGCTCTTCGATTTTATAACTATAGTTCTTAATGATTGA
- the LOC135160486 gene encoding CD109 antigen-like isoform X1, producing MRTLFPVLLTVLATVTAEPYYTVVAPKVVRPNSEYHVAVATTGVSTPSTIIIELDGELDNGEVFRVFHQDVVEPYQTRIFKLDIGDTTPGRYRLTAKGVDGLLFSNTTDVHYMHKSYSVFIQTDRAVYKPGSKVLFRCIVLDSRLRPALITQFDVYITDGSGNRIKQWTRPPLTRGIFTGELELSSSPVLGDWRIIANVADQTFEKPFQVAEYVLPKFQVSIDVPKHSTFKSGKVVATIRADYTYGKPVKGEATITAYPDIFSGVLQPIFTPPVRKVLPIDGKVTVDFDIATELKLSDEYERPIEIEATVEEALTGRRQNVSTQMTLHKHKYKMELIKTSEYYKPGLKYTAYIKITHHDGSPVRDRTNAVIISYGYTFNQSAYTNITRMLDDNGMIQLDFYPPKKMDPEDVASPLNIEAEYLNLHEWFPATNQAMSPSGSYIQAVVKTVNPRVSHKVEIEVNSTEVLKYLHYEVLGRGDILNAGSVPVDGNVGKFRFLATYVMAPTAHILVYYTKDNGEVVADALDVELEGTLQNMVDVSVKPGETGPGQTVDLNITSRPNSFVGVLGVDQRSLLLKSGNDITREDVLKELRGYDMSEESPYDGEGWRMFWRPGSATAQDVFDKTGTVILTNAHVPENFPMRRPGYLEGRVRGSGHGESTLRPDIGPPVTHRLVTRPPLAGPYAFSRIPTPVWNRPRVFPMHDISNTWLFTNFSSGLQGETILRKTVPDSITSWVITAFSVDSTYGLGLIEAPRKLKVFKPFFVSVDLPYSVMRGEIVAIPIVVFNYMDRDVTADVTIEHSGQFEFAEVSNEVHDNGPKLELYRTKRVDVQANSGASVSFMVIPRELGYIPLKATAVSKIAGDSVEHKLLVKPEGETQYRNRAVFLDLRTASSLSTNISVDIPKNIVPGSEHIEISAVGDILGPSIPNLESLIKLPFGCGEQNMLNLVPNIVILNYLKNTNQLTQAVQGKALRYLEVGYQQELTYRHKDGSFSAFGESDESGSTWLTAFVAKSFKQASEYITVEDRIINEALLWLSNVQAPNGSFPEVGRVSHKDMQGGASKGLALTAYTLTTFLENPEAQQKYRNTINKGVDYIVKNMEGLDDLYALSICVYVLNLAKHPYEDAAFGTLEFKATTKDDMKWWNKTVDKDDKNPWFDTLPRSVDVEMTSYTLMTYLQRNLVADAIPVMKWLVKQRNPEGGFSSTQDTVVGIYALSKLGEKLLTKNNNIAITINYEGGGRSTMNINGANAVILQKHVLPRKTRVVNITASGNGFAIIQVSTQFNLNVTGAWPLFTLDPQVDKNSNENHLQLSICSGFVPTKESNESNMAVMEVSLPSGFTVDRDSLPSLEVSQNVKRVETRNGDTMVVLYFDKMVRKEYCPTVSAFRTHKVAKQKPVPVSIYDYYDSSRRARVFYEPRVSTLCDICEGEDCGDLCTTNPSVPGTQKSKDPNGSSPLHTCTYLLLIPVYLILTRH from the exons ATGAGGACATTATTTCCCGTCCTCCTCACCGTATTAGCGACAGTGACAGCGGAACC ATACTACACGGTCGTTGCTCCAAAAGTGGTGCGTCCTAATTCTGAGTACCACGTAGCCGTTGCTACCACCGGTGTATCAACACCATCAACCATTATCATTGAGCTTGATGGGGAGCTTGATAATGGCGAGGTCTTCAGGGTCTTCCATCAGGATGTCGTCGAGCCATACCaaacgagaattttcaaattggaT ATTGGAGATACGACACCAGGAAGATACCGCTTGACCGCAAAAGGAGTGGACGGACTTCTTTTTAGTAATACGACGGATGTTCACTACATGCACAAGAGCTACTCTGTGTTCATTCAAACGGATCGAGCTGTCTACAAGCCTGGAAGTAAAGTCCTCTTCCGCTGCATAGTTCTGGATTCGAGATTGAGACCAGCACTCATCACACAATTTGATGTTTATATTACG GACGGCAGTGGTAACCGCATAAAACAATGGACTCGTCCTCCCCTCACCCGCGGCATCTTCACCGGAGAACTCGAGCTCTCCTCCTCCCCTGTCCTCGGAGACTGGCGAATCATCGCCAACGTCGCCGATCAGACCTTCGAGAAGCCCTTCCAGGTCGCCGAGTACGTTCTCCCCAAGTTCCAGGTGTCCATTGACGTTCCTAAACACTCGACTTTTAAATCCGGTAAGGTCGTCGCGACTATCCGCGCAGACTACACGTATGGGAAGCCTGTCAAGGGTGAGGCCACCATTACGGCATATCCGGACATCTTCTCGGGTGTTCTCCAACCGATCTTCACCCCTCCAGTCCGTAAGGTCTTGCCCATCGATGGCAAGGTCACCGTTGACTTTGACATAGCAACTGAACTGAAATTATCGGATGAGTACGAGCGTCCGATTGAGATTGAAGCGACTGTCGAGGAGGCCCTGACAGGCAGGAGGCAGAATGTTTCTACCCAGATGACCCTCCACAAGCACAAGTACAAGATGGAGTTGATAAAGACGTCTGAGTACTACAAACCGGGTCTGAAGTACACAGCCTACATCAAGATCACCCATCACGATGGGTCACCAGTCAGGGACAGGACCAATGCCGTCATCATATCGTACGGTTACACCTTCAATCAATCGGCTTATACCAACATCACCAGGATGCTGGATGACAACGGCATGATTCAGCTGGACTTTTACCCCCCAAAGAAGATGGACCCTGAGGATGTGGCTTCGCCCCTCAACATCGAGGCAGAATATCTGAACCTCCACGAGTGGTTCCCAGCGACCAATCAGGCCATGTCCCCTTCCGGAAGCTACATTCAAGCAGTCGTCAAGACTGTGAACCCTAGGGTCAGCCACAAGGTAGAGATCGAGGTGAATTCCACTGAGGTACTCAAGTACCTTCATTACGAGGTCCTCGGGAGGGGCGATATCCTCAACGCCGGCTCTGTTCCCGTGGATGGGAACGTAGGAAAGTTTAGGTTCTTAGCGACTTATGTTATGGCACCAACCGCGCATATCTTGGTTTATTATACCAAAGATAATGGTGAGGTTGTGGCTGATGCCCTCGATGTTGAGTTGGAGGGGACCCTCCAGAACATGGTCGATGTGAGTGTGAAACCGGGGGAGACTGGACCCGGACAGACGGTGGACTTGAATATCACGAGCAGACCGAACTCGTTCGTTGGAGTTTTGGGAGTGGATCAGAGATCGCTGCTACTGAAGAGTGGGAATGATATCACTAGGGAGGATGTCCTGAAGGAGTTGCGGGGGTATGACATGAGTGAGGAGAGCCCTTACGATGGGGAAGGATGGAGGATGTTCTGGAGGCCCGGAAGTGCTACTGCTCAGGATGTCTTTGAT AAAACCGGAACTGTTATTTTAACAAATGCTCACGTACCTGAGAACTTCCCAATGC GGCGTCCAGGATATCTGGAGGGTAGAGTACGAGGCTCTGGCCACGGGGAGTCAACCCTACGTCCTGACATTGGTCCCCCAGTGACCCACAGACTCGTCACAAGACCACCACTGGCTGGTCCCTACGCATTCTCACGTATCCCAACCCCTGTATGGAATAGGCCCCGTGTTTTCCCTATGCATGACATCTCCAACACTTGGCTTTTCACCAATTTCTCCTCAGG GCTGCAGGGAGAGACTATTCTTCGGAAAACTGTACCTGACTCCATCACCTCATGGGTTATCACGGCTTTTTCCGTCGATTCCACTTATGGGCTTGGACTCATTGAGGCTCCAAGAAAG CTCAAGGTTTTCAAACCATTTTTCGTCTCGGTGGACCTGCCATACTCCGTAATGAGAGGTGAAATTGTAGCGATACCCATAGTGGTTTTCAATTACATGGACCGTGATGTTACGGCCGATGTTACCATCGAGCACTCGGGACAGTTCGAGTTCGCTGAGGTTTCCAATGAAGTCCATGATAACGGTCCAA AGTTGGAACTGTATCGAACGAAGCGAGTGGATGTTCAGGCCAACTCCGGGGCGAGTGTCTCGTTTATGGTGATCCCCAGGGAACTGGGCTACATTCCGCTGAAAGCCACGGCTGTTAGTAAAATCGCTGGAGACAGTGTTGAACACAAACTCCTGGTCAAG CCTGAAGGAGAGACCCAATACCGCAACCGTGCGGTTTTCCTGGACCTCCGCACAGCCTCCTCCCTCTCCACAAACATCAGTGTGGATATCCCCAAGAATATCGTCCCAGGATCTGAGCACATCGAGATCTCGGCAGTTGGTGACATCTTAGGACCCAGTATTCCCAACCTGGAGTCCCTCATCAAGCTTCCCTTCGGATGTGGTGAACAGAATATGTTGAATCTAGTCCCCAACATCGTGATCCTGAACTACCTGAAGAACACGAATCAGCTGACACAGGCAGTCCAGGGAAAAGCCCTACGCTATCTAGAGGTTGGTTACCAGCAGGAGTTGACCTATCGTCACAAGGACGGTTCCTTCAGTGCCTTCGGTGAGTCAGACGAGTCCGGAAGTACCTGGCTGACAGCTTTCGTCGCCAAGTCTTTCAAACAAGCGTCGGAGTACATCACAGTCGAAGACAGGATTATCAACGAGGCCCTCCTCTGGCTTTCCAACGTTCAAGCCCCCAATGGGTCCTTCCCAGAGGTCGGGAGGGTATCCCACAAGGACATGCAGGGCGGTGCCTCGAAGGGCCTCGCCCTCACCGCATATACCTTGACAACTTTCTTGGAGAACCCCGAGGCCCAGCAGAAGTACAGGAATACAATTAACAAGGGGGTGGACTACATCGTCAAGAATATGGAAGGACTTGATGACCTGTATGCCTTGAGTATTTGTGTTTATGTGCTCAATCTAGCTAAGCATCCTTATGAGGACGCAGCCTTCGGAACCCTCGAGTTCAAGGCCACTACGAAGGATGACATGAAGTGGTGGAATAAGACTGTGGATAAGGATGACAAGAATCCTTGGTTTGACACTCTTCCCAG GTCTGTCGACGTGGAAATGACTTCTTACACCTTGATGACCTACCTCCAACGCAATCTCGTAGCTGATGCTATTCCCGTCATGAAGTGGCTGGTGAAACAGCGAAATCCAGAAGGCGGTTTCTCCTCCACCCAAGACACGGTCGTGGGTATCTACGCCCTCTCCAAACTCGGGGAAAAACTTCTAACGAAAAACAACAACATCGCGATCACGATCAATTATGAAGGAGGTGGTAGGAGCACCATGAACATCAACGGCGCCAATGCTGTGATCTTGCAGAAGCACGTGCTCCCGAGGAAGACTCGGGTTGTCAACATCACAGCGTCTGGCAATGGATTCGCAATAATTCAGGTCTCGACGCAGTTCAATCTCAACGTGACGGGGGCCTGGCCCCTCTTCACGTTGGATCCTCAGGTGGATAAGAACTCGAACGAGAATCATCTGCAGCTATCCATCTGCTCTGGGTTTGTTCCCACGAAGGAGAGCAATGAGAGCAATATGGCGGTGATGGAGGTCAGTTTGCCATCTGGATTCACTGTGGACAGGGACTCGTTGCCGAGTCTGGAGGTCTCACAGAACGTCAAGAGAGTGGAGACGAGAAATGGGGATACTATGGTGGTTCTGTACTTTGACAAAATGGTGAGGAAGGAGTACTGCCCCACCGTGTCGGCGTTCCGGACGCATAAGGTGGCGAAACAGAAACCCGTGCCTGTGTCCATTTATGACTATTATGATTCAT CAAGGAGAGCAAGAGTGTTCTATGAGCCTCGGGTATCTACCCTTTGCGATATCTGCGAGGGTGAGGACTGCGGAGATTTGTGCACGACAAATCCCAGTGTCCCGGGCACTCAGAAATCAAAGGATCCCAATGGTTCCTCACCGTTGCACACTTGTACATACTTGCTACTTATCCCAGTGTACCTCATCCTCACGAGACACTGA